The sequence TTAAAGCATCTCTATTGAAACGCTTTGTAATAAGGTGCAATACACACTTTTAGGGGAAAATATTGTTTTGACCTAAGAAAATCATGCTATTTTTGATACACCATTTGCTACATGGTGTATCAAAATAGTGTCAAAACATGATAATATATAAAAAGCAAAAACTTTTTATAGTTATGAAAATCAACACTTTACGATACCACCACAAAACAACGAAAACATAATGAATATTTATTCTTTAGCAGAATTTTATAAAAACAAACTCGATTATGTGCCTGATAATGTGCGCAAAAACATCGGGCATTTCAATGTTTTTAACATAGAAGATTTTATACAAAATCCGAGCAAACCCATTCCGTACCGCCGCAAAGATTACTACAAAATATCTCTGAATTTGGGCAATTGCCAATATCATTACGCCGACAAAAGCATTGAGATTAAGAACGCGGGCATCGTGTTTGCCAATCCCATGATTCCGTATAAAATTGAACGTATCGGGCAACATCATGCGGGTTATTTTTGCGTGTTTACGGAAGCGTTTATGAGCCAGATTCCCAATATCAAGGAATATCCAGTGTTCAAGTTGGGAGCGTTCCCGATTTATGAACTGACCGAAACGCAAGTAGCTGATTTTAAAGCTATTTTTGAGCAAATGACGCTACAAATCGGGTCGGAATACGCCTACAAATATGACTTGCTTCGCACGTTGGTTTTGCAAATGATTCACAAAACCATGATGCTCAACCCCAATAACGCTTTACCGCAGGCCAACCATTCGGCTAATCAGCGTATTACTTCGTTGTTTGCCGAGCTACTCGAAAGGCAATTTCCGATAGAATACGCCCAACAACGTATGCGCTTGCGGATTCCTGCGGATTTTGCGGCACACCTGTCCGTACACATCAACCACCTGAACCGCGCCCTAAAAACGGTAACAGGCAAGACTACGTCTATGCTCATTGCCGAACGGATTTTGCAGGAAGCCTGTTCGCTGCTGCGACATACGGACTGGAATATTTCGGAAATTGGCTACTGTTTGGGTTTTGAAGAACCTTCGCATTTTATCGCCTTTTTCAAACGCAGCATGGACGTAACGCCCAAAGTATATCGCCATTAAACACAATTGTTTGATTTTTGCTATTTTCTGTTTGCCGCAAGCTACCCGCCAGCCTTCGGAATCGTGCATCTTTGCAGTGTCAATATCAATTTGTTGTATCACTAAAAAATCAAAGAAAATGAAATACAACTATGTGGGCGAAACTGGCCTGATGGTTTCGGAATTATGCTTAGGCACAATGACTTTTGGCGGCCAAGATGCGGGAATGTGGAGCAGTATCGGCAATTTGCAACAAAAGGAAGTAAACAATTTGGTTGGGGCGGCATGGCAAGCGGGTATCAATTTCATAGACACAGCCAATGTTTATTCTTTCGGACAATCTGAAACGCTTTTGGGGCAGTCGCTCAAAGATCTACAAATTGCCAGAGATGAGGTCGTAATCGCCTCCAAAGTTTTGGGCAAAATGAACGACAAACCCAACAGTGCGGGACTTTCGCGTTATCATATTTTCAACTCCGTAGAAGCCAGCCTCAAGCGTTTGAAACTCGACTACCTCGACATTTTGTACGTGCATGGCACAGACCCAAAAACTTCCGTTGAGCAAATCGTACAGAGTCTAAACGACATCGTGCTGTCGGGTAAAGTGCGTTACATTGCCATTTGCAACTGGCCTGCGTGGTTGGTAGCCAAGGCGCAAGCATTCGCCAAATACAATGGTTTACAGCAATTTATCGGGCTGCAATACTATTATTCGGCAGTAAGTCGCGACATCGAACACGAAGTAGTACCGATGGCACAAGACCACCGTTTGGCGATTTTCCCTTGGAGTCCGTTGTCGGGTGGTTTTTTGAGTGGAAAATTTACACGCCAACAAGCAGCCGCAAGCGGTTCAAGACGCGAAACCTTTGATTTTCCGCCCATTAACAAAGAAAAAGCCTACGATTTGGTGGACGTGATGCAAGAAATTGCCGCGCAACACAACGCCACCGTGGCGCAAGTGGCCTTGGCGTGGGTGCGCCAACAGCCAGCCGTAACCAGTACCATTATTGGCGCAAAAACTGTCGCGCAACTAAACGACAACATTGCGTCGGTAAACGTGCAACTTTCGGCAGAGGATTTGAAAAAAATAGACGAAATCAGTCCGTTGCCATTGCAATACCCTGGTTGGATGGTAGCCCGCCAAAGCGAAGCCAGAAAATAATCTTTTGTTAAAACAAGAAAAAGCCCGTACAGTAAAAAGTATGGGCTTTTTATATTTCATTGATTTTGCAATCTATTGTACTTATCGCTACATTTAGCAAGGCTTATAAACACAACCATTTCAATATCAAAACAATACAACTTATCACATGAAAAAAGTAACTGGTATCGGCGGCATTTTCTTTAAATGTAAAGACCCGCAAAAAGTAACAGAATGGTATCAAAAACATTTAGGATTAGACACGAATCCATACGGAGCTACTTTTGAATGGTTTGAGAGTGCCGACAGCACCAAAAAAGCGCAAACACAATGGTCGCCATTCGCTGACGATACCAAATATTTTGAGCCGTCCACCAAAGATTTTATGATTAACTATAGAGTCGAAAATTTGGAAGCATTGGTCGAGGAATTGACCAAAGAAGGCGTTACAATTTTAGATAAAATTGAAGTATATGAATACGGAAAATTTGTGCATATACTTGACGCAGAGGGCAATAAAATACAACTTTGGCAACCAATAGATTAAACAAGAGAGGTCTATCATATCAATAAACATCGTTTTGCCACAAACGAAAATACACAGAAGTTAATTGATCACTCAACATCAACGAAGAAGCCACACTGTTATAACACAATGTGGCTTCTTCGTTGATGTTGAATTGATTAATAAGAAAAACAAATTAATCTCTTTTGCGAAAATCCGAAGGAATCACGAAATCGGCACTATTGAGTTTTTCGCGTACCAGCTCGGTTACTTCCATGCCTACGCCCAGTTCTGGGATAGCTACTTTCAGGGGTACACCTTTCATCCCTTCAAAGAAAATAGAGGCTTTTTCTTGGCCTGCATTCATTTGTTTGATAATGTCTTTGTCAATGTCCTTAATGTCGGTTGTTGTCCAGATGTGTTGGGCGAATTTCGTACCTTCCACGCTGGTTTCTACCACGTATTTCGTGCATTTGTGGCCTGCAATCGTGGCGGTTTCGGAGGTTTTGGATACTTTGGCTTTCGCGCCTGCCGCATCGTCCTCGTCTTTAATTTCTTTGTACATTTTTTGGGCGTAATCCACCACATACGACTGTTTTTTGTCTTTGCGGTACAGCACATCACCGCCGCCCATCATGGCCTGCATTCCGCCTTTTACTTTCAGCAGCGTATTGCCTTCCTTGATTTTCATGTCAAAACCCTGCGGCAACATGCCCTGAATCATTTGCACCATTTGCGGATTGTTCATATCCGCACCGCCAAACATCTGCGAGGCTTGTTGCATGGACTCTTTCATGGCTTCGGATTTGAGGAACGTGGCCATATCGTAATTTAATTTCCAACGAATCGTCCCTTCAAATTTTTGGGCAGCCGCCGACATCACCGACGCAACCACCAACAACGCAGCCAAAACAAAATGATTTTTCTTCATAGTAATTTCTTTGAATGAATAGCTTATTAATGTAACAAACATACAAAAAAGTGTACTAAACGCTAAAACAAGATGCTCATTTTCTTAAAAAAAGACGCGCCTTTAATACAAGTTACGGCAAAACCTCATCTTTCTTCGGCGGTACGGGGTCTAACAACCGCCCCGAAAGGCTATCGCGCGCGTACAAGTCCGAAGACAAACCATTGCAGCGCATCAGCCTATCGGAGGCCATCAACAAACCTTTTGAGCCGTAGGCGCGTACGGCCTGCATGGCAAATTCCGAGCAAGTGGGCTTAAAACTACAAGAGTTGCCGTCCTGCGACGAGATATAATATTTGTAAAAAACGAACAAATACGCCGCCATTTTCTTGATGCCTTTGGTTTGCCGAAGCACTGCCGCATGATGCGCATGCGGCTTGGGCACTGGCGGCATGGCCTTGCGCAACTGCTGCCATTCCGTAGGCGGCGGCGTGTGTGTGGTCGTTTGGCCGTAGCCGCACAAGCTAACGAACAAGCCTAAAATTATACAAATCCTGATGCGCATTTTCATTGATTACCAGATGCTTGAAAGTACTAATCTTATAAAATTCCTGCCCTTTGCCGTCAATCGTTACTTGCCTGATGTAGCACGGGAAAAATGAAGTGTTCGGCGTGTTACCGTATTGCTCAAACTGCTGTTTCTGAAGCACTTGCCCTTTCGTATCGAACATGACCACACCCGTAAGCCTTTTGTTTTGTTGGCGCGTCAGGATTTTGCCCAACTTGTCCCGCAACGAAGTTCTGGGCTGCCACGTGGTAACGGCCATGCCTTGTGCGCTGAGTTCTGTTTTTTCGATGGCGTACACCGTCCCGTCGAGGCCGTAGTTCGGCAACTGCCCCGTAAGAGCCAAATGAAACACCGAAAACCGCGAAAGCGGCGGAATCGGGTAACGCGATTTGAGTTGGCCTTGCTTGTCGAATTTGTACAGTAGCGTGTCGTAAGTTACCCAAATTTCGGGTTGCGGAAACGAAATGTCGTACACCACTTTCAGATACCTTTTATCATAATACACCCGCCCCAGAATCAGGACGTTCTGGCCGTCGGGTTGTTTTTCTTTGATAGAAAAATCTGCCGCCAAACGATAGGCTTGCGCCTGCCCCGAAACGCATCCAAGCCCACAAACCAACAGCACAAGCCAACCATAAAATATTTTGCTCATAATTTCGTAACTTAGCTTTTAGCTGGTCAATCCCACAAACGATTTTACAATTCTAAAAAAGTTTTTGTTGCTTTGCGGGCTATTTTTGCAAATCTACAACCGTTTTAAAGTTGTATCGGTTTTCAGAACAAAAGTAAAGCATATTCCCTTTCACCAAATATCCAATAAAAAAATGTCCTTATTATTTGATAATTTTCAACAATGGTCTGCGCACTGTTTGGCCGAAAACAAAGCCTTATACGTGCCCGTGCTCGAATACGAAATGCAGCAAAAAGGCCGCGCCGAATCCGAGATTTGGGACGGAATGACACGCGCCTACACGGTCATGCGCGAAGCCGTCCAGACGGGCCTCACCGACGACATGACTTCTCGTTCGGGCATGATAAATAACGGTGCTAAACGTGTTCTCAACTCGCCCATCACCGTACTTTCACCCGAATTTAAAATGCTCATAGCAAGAGCTTTGGCCGCCAAAGAGGTAAACTCCTGCATGGGACGCATCGTGGCCGCCCCGACGGCTGGTGCGTCGGGCATTTTGCCCAGTACTTTGGTTACGCTGGAGCAGTTGCACGGCTTGCCCGAACGCAAAATATTAGAAGGCTTGCTCGTGGCCGCAGGCATTGCCCTGATTATCGAACAAAACGCCTCGCTTGCGGGTGCGGTGGGCGGTTGCCAAGCCGAAACAGGCAGCGCGGCAGCCATGGCCGCTGGTGCGATGGTCTATTGCTTGGGCGGCAGCGTGGAAATGGTACTCAATGCCGTGGGCATCACGATACAATGTATGTTGGGGCTGGTATGCGACCCCGTAGCAGGACTCGTGGAAGTGCCGTGTGTGGTGCGCAACGCCAGTGCGGCAGCCATTGCCTATTCGTCGGCACAAATTGCGTTGGCGGGTGTGAGCGGTGTTATTCCTGTGGACGAATGCGTTGCGGCGATGGGCGAAATCGGGCAAAGCATGGAAACGCGCTACAAAGAAACTGCGTTGGGCGGGTTGGCGGCCACCCTTACGGGCAAGGCCATTGCCAAAAAAGTATTGATTCAGGATATAGAAATGCTCGACCAACAAGCCCCCGAAGACGGCGGAAATGTATAAAATTTCAACGTATAGATACGTGCCAAACAGTGCGTATCTATACGTTAAAATTTAAAGGTGTGAAGAATATTGTTTTGTTATGCTTGAATACAACAACTATAATTAAAACACAGCAATAAATCAACAACAGTTAGGCATTACAAATTTTGTTTATTTTTGTATTACCTTAATTGGCACTGCTTTAGCAACCATTTGCACTAATTTATTCTTATTTACAGTCTCTCTATTTACAGGAGAAATAAGAACACCAAAAAATATAAATCCATCATATTCAATTGCGCAAGCATATTCTACGGCTAAATAGTTTTCAGAGATTGTCTTTCTTAGCATTAAACTCTTATTACCATATTCAATTTTTTTAATTTCAGATTCCTTGATTTTTAACCTTTCTCGTATCTGATATTCTTGATTAAGTAACAGGTTCTCTGGTAAAATGGGGTCTTTTTTTGTATCCCAAATTTGAAAATAAATAAACTCTCTTTCTTTAAATGCTTCTTCAAAACCAAATCCTTTTCTATAACTTGAAGCTATCATTTCAAATCTTTGTGTTATGTCAATAATCCATCCAAATGCAGGAAATAGAAGTAATCCATTTTCTCCAGCGTATGGAATTGCACAATAGCATTGAAATTGTTTTAAATCTTCTAAAGTTAATATATCCAATAATACGGGTAAAGGGTCATTTTCGGCTCTATTATAAGCTAACTCTGAATATCCTTTGGGTGAAACAAGAATTCCATAATTAGCATTAATATCATTTGCCATAGAAATAAATGTCTCTACATCTTTGACATCTATTTTATCTGAATAATACTTTGCATCAACTAAAGTTACATATTCAATGTCACCAATTATTTGTCTTATTACAACATCACATTGTCTTAGACCATTAGAATATTTTCCAAATAATTTACTATTAAACTCTAACTTTGCGTCTGGATAAATTACAGACAAGTGTTCAAAGACTTGTTTTTCGTATTCTTGCCAATTCATATTCCTTTTTGTATCAACAAAATATAATCAAGTAATTTTTATTTGCCAAAATTTGCAACTGTTTTGTATTTTACTTAGCCGCAGGCGTAGCAAAAAGCTGTTCCAAACGTTTCAAACTTTCCTGATTGACGGGCTGCTGAATCGTATTATACAAACTTTTTTTCTCTAAGGCCGTCAAGTGCCAACTCAACGAAGCGCGTTCTTCCTGCAAATGCCGATGTCCCGACGTATCGGCTTTAGCTTGTGCCGTAGC is a genomic window of Flexibacter flexilis DSM 6793 containing:
- a CDS encoding helix-turn-helix domain-containing protein → MNIYSLAEFYKNKLDYVPDNVRKNIGHFNVFNIEDFIQNPSKPIPYRRKDYYKISLNLGNCQYHYADKSIEIKNAGIVFANPMIPYKIERIGQHHAGYFCVFTEAFMSQIPNIKEYPVFKLGAFPIYELTETQVADFKAIFEQMTLQIGSEYAYKYDLLRTLVLQMIHKTMMLNPNNALPQANHSANQRITSLFAELLERQFPIEYAQQRMRLRIPADFAAHLSVHINHLNRALKTVTGKTTSMLIAERILQEACSLLRHTDWNISEIGYCLGFEEPSHFIAFFKRSMDVTPKVYRH
- a CDS encoding aldo/keto reductase, which translates into the protein MKYNYVGETGLMVSELCLGTMTFGGQDAGMWSSIGNLQQKEVNNLVGAAWQAGINFIDTANVYSFGQSETLLGQSLKDLQIARDEVVIASKVLGKMNDKPNSAGLSRYHIFNSVEASLKRLKLDYLDILYVHGTDPKTSVEQIVQSLNDIVLSGKVRYIAICNWPAWLVAKAQAFAKYNGLQQFIGLQYYYSAVSRDIEHEVVPMAQDHRLAIFPWSPLSGGFLSGKFTRQQAAASGSRRETFDFPPINKEKAYDLVDVMQEIAAQHNATVAQVALAWVRQQPAVTSTIIGAKTVAQLNDNIASVNVQLSAEDLKKIDEISPLPLQYPGWMVARQSEARK
- a CDS encoding VOC family protein; translation: MKKVTGIGGIFFKCKDPQKVTEWYQKHLGLDTNPYGATFEWFESADSTKKAQTQWSPFADDTKYFEPSTKDFMINYRVENLEALVEELTKEGVTILDKIEVYEYGKFVHILDAEGNKIQLWQPID
- a CDS encoding DUF4412 domain-containing protein codes for the protein MKKNHFVLAALLVVASVMSAAAQKFEGTIRWKLNYDMATFLKSEAMKESMQQASQMFGGADMNNPQMVQMIQGMLPQGFDMKIKEGNTLLKVKGGMQAMMGGGDVLYRKDKKQSYVVDYAQKMYKEIKDEDDAAGAKAKVSKTSETATIAGHKCTKYVVETSVEGTKFAQHIWTTTDIKDIDKDIIKQMNAGQEKASIFFEGMKGVPLKVAIPELGVGMEVTELVREKLNSADFVIPSDFRKRD
- the yidD gene encoding membrane protein insertion efficiency factor YidD; translation: MRIRICIILGLFVSLCGYGQTTTHTPPPTEWQQLRKAMPPVPKPHAHHAAVLRQTKGIKKMAAYLFVFYKYYISSQDGNSCSFKPTCSEFAMQAVRAYGSKGLLMASDRLMRCNGLSSDLYARDSLSGRLLDPVPPKKDEVLP
- the sdaAA gene encoding L-serine ammonia-lyase, iron-sulfur-dependent, subunit alpha produces the protein MSLLFDNFQQWSAHCLAENKALYVPVLEYEMQQKGRAESEIWDGMTRAYTVMREAVQTGLTDDMTSRSGMINNGAKRVLNSPITVLSPEFKMLIARALAAKEVNSCMGRIVAAPTAGASGILPSTLVTLEQLHGLPERKILEGLLVAAGIALIIEQNASLAGAVGGCQAETGSAAAMAAGAMVYCLGGSVEMVLNAVGITIQCMLGLVCDPVAGLVEVPCVVRNASAAAIAYSSAQIALAGVSGVIPVDECVAAMGEIGQSMETRYKETALGGLAATLTGKAIAKKVLIQDIEMLDQQAPEDGGNV
- a CDS encoding restriction endonuclease — encoded protein: MNWQEYEKQVFEHLSVIYPDAKLEFNSKLFGKYSNGLRQCDVVIRQIIGDIEYVTLVDAKYYSDKIDVKDVETFISMANDINANYGILVSPKGYSELAYNRAENDPLPVLLDILTLEDLKQFQCYCAIPYAGENGLLLFPAFGWIIDITQRFEMIASSYRKGFGFEEAFKEREFIYFQIWDTKKDPILPENLLLNQEYQIRERLKIKESEIKKIEYGNKSLMLRKTISENYLAVEYACAIEYDGFIFFGVLISPVNRETVNKNKLVQMVAKAVPIKVIQK